A stretch of DNA from Fodinicurvata sediminis DSM 21159:
CGAAATAGGAGTCCCGCAGCCAACAGAAGCGATAGTCCCAGTTGCGCCCGGAGTCCGGGGCTTCGGGTACCGAGGTTGTCAGGGCTGCAATGATGGCGCCGGTTTCTTCGAAGTTGCTGAGCTTCAAGGTGATGGCCGCGCGGATGACCGCCTCCTGCCACTCGAAGGGGATCGAAAGCGACCGCGTCCAGCCGCGCCAGTAAGCATCGGTCTGCTCGATCATGCGCACAGCCGTCGCCTCGATGGATTCCGTCAGACTCTCGTCCGGCCCCAGGATCAGGTACTCATCCTGTTCCAGCAGGAACCAGCGTTCCGAAAGGACATAGGACAAAGGCGAGGTGGTATAGAGTCGCAGGGTCAGATCCGGCGCAATGAAGCGCGCATGATTGCTGCCGCGCGTCCGCTCTGGCACACCGGCACCATAACCATGTGCAGGCCTCAGGCACACGCGTACGCGCGGCGTACCCGCCAAGGGGCGTACGCGCCTCACCACCATGGTAGGACGGAAGGTGCGATCGAACTGCTTGTAGCGCGGGGCACAGTCCGTCACCTCTATGGCGGAACCGTCGGCGGAATAGAGCCGTGTGGTCAATACCGCGGAATTGCGCTGATAGAACTGTTCCGAGCGCTCGAAGCCATCCAGGTCGATGGCAAACAGGCCTTGCTCGACCCCGTCTCCGCCCAGCAGGGCATTGAACCAGGGGTCGCTCTCGAAATCCGGAAAGCAGCACCAGACAATACGGGCTGCCCGATCGACCAGTCCCCCCAATACACAGTTCCCTATCACAGCCAGGTCCAGACTGGATTTCACTTCCTTACGCATCACGCCTCTTCACGAGTATTTTCAGACAGGTTCACGCCTGCCAATTCAGACAGCCAGGCACGCAACCGCTCGGCCGAGGCCACCGACCAGCGGGCGGCAGTCGTTCTGGCACCCACCAGGATGGCATGCCCGTTCAGCGCATTCACCGTCTCGAACCCATCCTCATCCGTCACATCATCGCCAACAAATACCGGACAGCGGCCGGCAAAAGGCCGCTCCCTCATGAAGGCCGCGATGGCCGTTCCCTTGTCATGGCCGGGCACGCGCAGTTCGGCCACCATCTTGCCGCGCAGCAGGTGCAGCGGCGGACTGCTGACGCGCGCCAAGGCTTCCGCCAGTGCCAGAACCTCCGACTCCAGTTCGGGCGCCTTGCGATAGTGCACCGCCAGGCCGTGGGACTTGCGCTCGAGGAAGAGGCCAGCGTGGCGATCGACAAAAAGCGCCAGACGCGCCTCCACCTCGGCAAAGCCCTCCGGCAATTCAAGGCCGGGCAGCAGGCGTCCGTTTGCCATGCGCCTTTCCAGGCCATGCTGCCCCGCGGCCGGCAGATGCAGCGGTGCGAAGAGGCAATCCAGTTCCTTCAGGGGGCGGCCGCTGATCAGGGCAAGAGCCCCGCAAAGACGGCTGCGCAGCTTGCCGAGACTCTCGACCAGTTGCCGATCCGCGGAGACCGCCTCCGGGTGCTCGGCAATATCCAGCAGGGAGCCATCTACATCCAGGAAAAGTGCCCAGTCTTCGGAGAACTTGGGCAGGGCAGAGGAAGGATGTGTCGCAGGTTCTGCGGCCCGAATCATGACCTCGCCTTTGCAGGACTGGAAAACGGGGAATGCCTGAGATCGGCTTTTCAGGCACTTACCCTAGTCTCTCGCTTGGTGGCAGGCAACCCGACCGTCCTGCAAACACCCTGGAGAAGTGCAGGAGGAAACAGGATTATCACTTGCCTTCTGGCACGTAAGTGTGAGTCCTGAAACGAGACCAAGCTGTATCCGAACGATAAGAAGGCAGTCGATGGACCTCCTCCCCCTTTTCATTCAGGCTCTCGTGATCGGCTTTGCCCTGGCCATTCCCCTGGGGCCCATCGGCCTCCTCTGTATCGAGCGCACGCTCAGTCGAGGGATTGGTGCCGGTCTATCCACGGGCCTGGGTGTGGCCGTGGCCGATGCCATATTCGCGGCCCTCGTGGCCTATGGCGCGCGCTGGGTCGCCGACGAGATGCTTCCCTACCGCGACCTTCTTCGATACGCCGGCGGCCTGGTGATCATCCTGCTGGGTGTGCGGACCTGCCTTCAGTCCCCGAAGACCCGCTTGCCGCGCGGAGTCAGTCTCAGTGGTTCCACCTTCCTGACATCCTTCATGCTGACCCTGGCCAATCCCCTGGTTCTTGTGGGTTTCATTGCCATCTTTGCCGCCCTGGATCTGGGCGAGGTCATCCAGAGCAACCAGCAGGCGCTTCAGGTCATCGGCGGGATCTTCCTGGGATCCATGGTCTGGTGGCTCTGCCTGACCGGACTGATGGCCGCGATCCGCCATCACCTGGGCCAGCGTACTCTGGTCTGGTTAAATCGCGGCGCCGGCGCGGTTCTGATACTGCTGGGCATCCTGGTGATGATCTTCGGCGGGAAATAGCCTTACCGCCGCCCAAACAGCCGTTCGATATCGGCCAGCTTCAGTTCCACATAGGTTGGACGGCCATGATTGCACTGTCCGCTGTGCGGCGTGGCCTCCATCTGGCGCAACAGGGCATTCATTTCCTCGTTGTTCAGCCGACGCCCGGCTCTCACAGATCCGTGACAGGCCATGGTTCCGCAGACCTCCTCAAGCTTTTCCCGCAGGCTGAGCGCCTGGTCCATCTCGGCCAGTTCGTCCGCCAAGTCCCGCAGCAACCCCTGAACGTCCAGCTTTCCCATGAGTGCCGGCACCTCGCGCACCAGCAGGCTGCCTTCCCCGAAGGCCTCGATTTCCAGCCCCAGTTCGGCCAGCTCCTCACGGCGCGACAGGACGCGCGCTGCAGCTGCCTCATCGAGTTCCACGACTTCGGGAATCAGCAGCGCCTGGCGGGCCACGCCACGGGCAGCGATCTCCTCCTTCATGCGTTCGTAGACCAGGCGCTCATGGGCCGCATGCTGGTCCACGATCACAATACCGTCGCGTGTCTGCGCGACCACGTAAGTCTCGTGAAGCTGCGCGCGGGCCGCACCCAGTGGATAATCGTAGAGGGGTGGAGGATCCTCAACGGCACGCGAGGCCGAATCCGCAGTACCTGCCACCGGGGTCTCCATCCCCGTCACCGCCTCTCCAGGCTCGGCGGCGGCTCGCCCTTCGGGTGGTGCCTGCAAGCCGGGCAGGGGCGCATGATAGCCATCCGGCCCCTCGGCAAATCCGCTTGCGGCTTGTTGCGGCCCTCCGTGGGGAAAGGCCGGCCTGTAACTGCCACCGACTGGTGGCGCACCACCCGGCTGGAACGAGCCCAGGGCCGAGCCGGCCACCGTGGTGGAGGCCCTGTGTCCGGCCTCCGCCAGGGCATGGCGGCAGGCCGAGACGATCAGGCCGCGCACCAGTCCCGGATCACGGAAGCGCACCTCGGCCTTGGCCGGATGCACATTCACGTCCACTTCATCCGGCGGCACCTCCAGGAACAGGGCGACCACCGGGTGGCGGTCACGCGCCAGGAAGTCCTGGTACGCCCCCCGGATGGCGCCAAGCAGCAGACGGTCGCGCACAGGACGGCCATTGACGAAAAGAAACTGCTGCTGAGCATTGGCGCGGTTGTAGGTCGGCAGGCCGATCAGGCCCTCAAGGCGCAGGGTCTCGCGCACCGCCTCCACCGGCAGACAGTTGTCGCCGAACTCCCGCCCCAGAATGGCGGACAGGCGCTTGCGCCGGGCATCGAAGAGGTCCGGCCCGCCACGTTCCAGGTTCAGGACGTTTTTCTTCTCGTCGGCCAGCTTGAAGGCCGCATCCGGATGCGCCATGGCGAGGCGCTCCACCACGTCGCGGACATAGCCCTGTTCGGTGCGCGCCGTCTTCAGGAACTTCAAACGCGCCGGCGTGGCAAAGAACAGGTCACGCACCTCGACACGCGTGCCCTGTGCCAGGGCTGCTGGTTTCAGCTGGCCCAGTGTTCCGCCTTCCACAGAAAGCGACCAGGCCTCGCTTGCACCCTCCTGGCGGCTGGCCAGGTTCAGGCGCGCGACCGCCCCGATCGAGGGCAGCGCCTCGCCCCGAAACCCCAGGGACGCGATGTGAACCAGGTCATCGCCCTGCAGTTTCGAGGTCGCATGGCGTTCCAGGGCCAGGGCCAACTCATCGGAGGACATGCCCCGTCCGTCATCCGTTACTGAAAGGTAGGCGCAGCCGCCCTCGCGCAAAGCAACTTCAATCTGCCGTGCGCCGGCATCCAGGGCGTTTTCCACCAGCTCCTTGGCAACGGCGGAGGGCCGCTCGATCACTTCACCAGCGGCAATGCGGTTGACCAGTGTCTCGGGCAGACGGCGGATTGTCATGCAGGGCTCTTCGTTCTCTGGCTCAGATACTGGCGC
This window harbors:
- the otsB gene encoding trehalose-phosphatase produces the protein MIRAAEPATHPSSALPKFSEDWALFLDVDGSLLDIAEHPEAVSADRQLVESLGKLRSRLCGALALISGRPLKELDCLFAPLHLPAAGQHGLERRMANGRLLPGLELPEGFAEVEARLALFVDRHAGLFLERKSHGLAVHYRKAPELESEVLALAEALARVSSPPLHLLRGKMVAELRVPGHDKGTAIAAFMRERPFAGRCPVFVGDDVTDEDGFETVNALNGHAILVGARTTAARWSVASAERLRAWLSELAGVNLSENTREEA
- a CDS encoding LysE family translocator codes for the protein MDLLPLFIQALVIGFALAIPLGPIGLLCIERTLSRGIGAGLSTGLGVAVADAIFAALVAYGARWVADEMLPYRDLLRYAGGLVIILLGVRTCLQSPKTRLPRGVSLSGSTFLTSFMLTLANPLVLVGFIAIFAALDLGEVIQSNQQALQVIGGIFLGSMVWWLCLTGLMAAIRHHLGQRTLVWLNRGAGAVLILLGILVMIFGGK
- the mutL gene encoding DNA mismatch repair endonuclease MutL gives rise to the protein MTIRRLPETLVNRIAAGEVIERPSAVAKELVENALDAGARQIEVALREGGCAYLSVTDDGRGMSSDELALALERHATSKLQGDDLVHIASLGFRGEALPSIGAVARLNLASRQEGASEAWSLSVEGGTLGQLKPAALAQGTRVEVRDLFFATPARLKFLKTARTEQGYVRDVVERLAMAHPDAAFKLADEKKNVLNLERGGPDLFDARRKRLSAILGREFGDNCLPVEAVRETLRLEGLIGLPTYNRANAQQQFLFVNGRPVRDRLLLGAIRGAYQDFLARDRHPVVALFLEVPPDEVDVNVHPAKAEVRFRDPGLVRGLIVSACRHALAEAGHRASTTVAGSALGSFQPGGAPPVGGSYRPAFPHGGPQQAASGFAEGPDGYHAPLPGLQAPPEGRAAAEPGEAVTGMETPVAGTADSASRAVEDPPPLYDYPLGAARAQLHETYVVAQTRDGIVIVDQHAAHERLVYERMKEEIAARGVARQALLIPEVVELDEAAAARVLSRREELAELGLEIEAFGEGSLLVREVPALMGKLDVQGLLRDLADELAEMDQALSLREKLEEVCGTMACHGSVRAGRRLNNEEMNALLRQMEATPHSGQCNHGRPTYVELKLADIERLFGRR